In Cryptococcus neoformans var. grubii H99 chromosome 9, complete sequence, a genomic segment contains:
- a CDS encoding phosphoribosylformylglycinamidine synthase, with amino-acid sequence MLVLPGSSAITPSRRATLLKLFQSVIPSITSVDAVHLHFVNPTSDEAESLLADTKSAERDILNALLAYGDNEQLDSTKSFVEAGMKGDVFALYVLPRVGTISPWSSKATDIAKLCRLAGHVSRLERGALYLFTSNESISLLEMRHHLHFIHDRMTQLIHTALPPSAAVFPPTPPNPSALISVPILGAENPHAVLGEANARLGLALSETEIPYLVESFLAAGRNPTDAELFMFAQVNSEHCRHKIFNAKWTIDGHEQKNSLFGMIRNTEKAVHSKGTLSAYEDNAAVMEGYEAPRFAVGGKGDGSYTSQMEKNPILIKVETHNHPTAVSPYPGAATGSGGEIRDEGATGRGSHPKAGLAGYTTSDLLIPDFIQPWESDIGRPAHIASALDIMIEAPLGAASFNNEFGRPALGGYWRTWLMPVKDAEGKEEWRGYHKPIMIAGGLGNVRPQFARKDKISPGSKVIVLGGPGMLIGLGGGAASSMASGASSADLDFASVQRENPEMERRCQQVIDACISRGDGAGNPIESIHDVGAGGLSNALPELVHDSGLGAVFEIRDVLVDDPSMSPMEIWCNESQERYVLAVAAENLAAFEEIARRERCPFSVVGTATEEERLVVTDRLLGDNVIDISMSVLFGKPPRMHREAQTIHPKRDAFDSSLFTYLPTYAGAPKTSLMAESINRVLRLPSVGSKSFLITIGDRTITGLVTRDQMVGPWQVPVADVAVTRSSYGFDVVVGEAMSMGERTPLALLNAGASARMAIAESLTNLAASSVADISQIKLSANWMSAANHSGEGSKLYEAVQAIGMDLCPKLGVGIPVGKDSMSMSMKWPGEKGEQKQVIAPLSLIVTAFAPVDNVEKTWTPALRTDKGETVLVFVDLARGKQRLGGSAIAQVFKQLGADAPDVEEAADVRAFFHAIQALKKAETVLAYHDRSDGGLLTTLVEMAFAGRSGIEVTVDAISSSGDAVAALFNEELGAVMQVKTDKLSAFTDAFVKAGFPTQHIHVIGKVLGRENQSVSIIHKSDAIYTGTRGQLQQLWAETSYKIQAMRDEPTGAKEEFDAILDDEDEGLIYNVPFKYLPDVTDANRLASPPKVAILREQGVNGHIEMAWSFHAAGFEAVDVHMSDIISSKASLSSFAGIAACGGFSYGDVLGAGNGWAKSVLLNPTARKEFEQFFQREDTFALGVCNGCQFFAQLKEIIPGTEHWPIFKANRSERFEGRVVNVKVSPEAAKSNIFFSDMADTIVPIAVAHGEGRPSFVTGSLAGLNENNLIPLRYVDGTGAIATTYPKNPNGGPEGIAAVSTLNGRVLAVMPHPERVVTRESFSWFPEEMGKTWEGKGPWFRLFQNAYKFATEGKQ; translated from the coding sequence ATGCTCGTCCTCCCGGGATCTTCTGCGATCACTCCCTCTCGAAGGGCTACCCTCCTCAAGCTTTTTCAGTCGGTCATTCCCTCCATCACTTCCGTCGATGCGGTACATCTCCACTTTGTCAACCCTACTTCTGATGAAGCTGAGTCTCTCCTTGCCGACACTAAGTCTGCTGAGCGAGATATTCTCAACGCCTTACTCGCTTATGGCGACAACGAGCAGCTTGACTCTACGAAGTCGTTTGTTGAGGCTGGCATGAAGGGTGACGTGTTTGCGCTTTACGTGCTTCCTCGTGTCGGAACAATTTCCCCTTGGTCTTCTAAGGCGACCGACATCGCCAAGCTTTGTCGACTTGCTGGCCATGTCTCGCGTCTTGAGCGCGGTGCGCTCTACCTCTTTACCTCAAATGAGAGTATCAGCCTTCTGGAAATGCGACACCACTTGCACTTTATCCACGATCGCATGACTCAGCTCATCCACACTGCTTTGCCACCTTCTGCCGCCGTCTTTCCTCCTACACCTCCAAATCCCTCCGCTCTTATCTCCGTGCCTATTCTCGGTGCTGAAAACCCTCATGCCGTTCTCGGTGAGGCCAACGCTCGATTGGGTCTCGCCCTCTCTGAGACTGAAATTCCTTACCTTGTCGAATCTTTCCTAGCCGCCGGTCGTAACCCCACCGACGCTGAACTCTTCATGTTCGCCCAAGTCAATTCTGAACACTGTCGACACAAGATCTTTAACGCCAAATGGACCATTGACGGTCATGAGCAGAAGAACAGCTTGTTTGGTATGATTCGAAACACCGAAAAGGCTGTCCATTCCAAGGGCACCCTTTCTGCCTACGAAGACAACGCCGCTGTCATGGAGGGTTACGAGGCTCCTCGATTTGCTGTCGGAGGCAAGGGCGATGGATCCTACACTTCTCAAATGGAGAAGAACCCTATCCTCATCAAGGTCGAGACCCACAACCACCCCACCGCCGTATCTCCTTACCCTGGTGCTGCCACTGGTTCAGGTGGTGAGATCCGTGACGAAGGTGCCACCGGACGAGGCTCCCACCCCAAGGCCGGTCTTGCCGGTTACACCACTTCGGACTTGCTCATTCCCGACTTCATTCAGCCTTGGGAGTCTGACATTGGCAGGCCCGCCCATATTGCTTCCGCTCTTGACATTATGATTGAAGCTCCTCTCGGTGCCGCTTCCTTCAACAACGAGTTTGGTCGTCCCGCTCTTGGTGGTTATTGGCGTACTTGGCTCATGCCTGTCAAGGACGCtgaaggcaaggaggagTGGAGGGGTTACCACAAGCCTATTATGATCGCTGGTGGTTTGGGTAACGTTCGACCTCAGTTTGCCCGCAAGGACAAGATCTCTCCCGGATCTAAGGTCATTGTTCTTGGTGGCCCCGGTATGCTGATCGGTCTCGGTGGTGGTgccgcctcttccatgGCTTCCGGTGCTTCTTCCGCCGACCTCGACTTCGCCTCGGTTCAGCGAGAAAACCCCGAGATGGAGCGACGATGCCAGCAAGTCATTGATGCCTGTATCTCCCGAGGTGATGGCGCCGGTAACCCTATCGAGTCCATCCACGATGTTGGTGCGGGTGGTCTTTCCAACGCCTTACCCGAGTTGGTGCACGATTCTGGTTTGGGTGCCGTTTTTGAGATCCGGGATGTCCTCGTTGACGACCCCTCTATGTCCCCCATGGAGATTTGGTGTAACGAGTCTCAAGAGCGATATGTTCTTGCCGTGGCCGCCGAGAACCTTGCCGCTTTTGAGGAGATTGCCAGGCGAGAGCGATGCCCCTTCTCTGTTGTCGGTACCGCCACCGAGGAAGAGCGTCTCGTTGTCACCGACCGGCTTTTGGGCGATAACGTCATTGACATTTCCATGTCAGTCCTCTTTGGCAAGCCTCCTAGGATGCACCGAGAAGCCCAGACCATCCACCCCAAGCGAGATGCTTTCgactcttccctcttcacctACCTTCCCACATACGCTGGTGCTCCCAAGACATCCCTCATGGCCGAGTCTATCAACCGTGTTCTCCGCCTGCCTTCTGTCGGTTCCAAGTCTTTCTTGATCACCATTGGCGACCGAACTATTACAGGTCTGGTGACTCGAGATCAGATGGTAGGTCCTTGGCAAGTTCCCGTTGCCGATGTCGCCGTCACCCGATCTTCTTACGGTTTCGATGTCGTCGTCGGCGAGGCCATGTCAATGGGTGAACGAACTCCTCTCGCCCTTCTCAATGCTGGTGCTTCTGCCCGTATGGCCATCGCCGAATCTCTTACCAACCTTGCCGCTTCCTCCGTTGCCGACATTTCCCAGATCAAGCTTTCCGCCAACTGGATGTCCGCGGCCAACCACTCTGGCGAAGGCTCCAAGCTCTATGAGGCTGTCCAGGCCATCGGTATGGACCTCTGTCCCAAATTGGGTGTTGGCATTCCCGTCGGCAAGGATTCTATGTCCATGTCTATGAAGTGGCCgggagagaagggcgaACAGAAGCAAGTCATCGCACCTTTGTCTTTGATCGTCACGGCCTTCGCCCCCGTTGACAACGTTGAGAAGACTTGGACTCCAGCTCTCAGGACTGACAAGGGTGAAACTGTCCTTGTGTTCGTTGACCTCGCCAGGGGTAAGCAGAGACTTGGTGGTTCTGCTATTGCTCAGGTGTTCAAGCAGTTGGGTGCCGATGCTCCCGATGTTGAGGAGGCTGCCGATGTTCGTGCATTCTTCCACGCCATTCaggctttgaagaaggctgaaACCGTCCTTGCCTACCACGACCGATCCGACGGTGGTTTGCTCACCACTCTTGTTGAGATGGCCTTTGCGGGCAGGTCTGGTATTGAGGTGACCGTTGATGCCATCAGCTCTTCAGGTGACGCCGTTGCCGCCTTGTTCAACGAAGAGCTTGGTGCCGTCATGCAAGTGAAGACCGATAAACTCTCCGCCTTCACCGACGCTTTTGTCAAAGCCGGTTTCCCCACTCAGCACATCCACGTCATCGGCAAGGTCCTCGGTCGAGAGAACCAGTCAGTCTCCATTATCCACAAGTCCGACGCGATCTACACAGGTACTCGAGGCCAGTTGCAACAGCTCTGGGCTGAGACCTCTTACAAGATACAGGCCATGCGTGATGAGCCTACCGGTGCCAAAGAAGAGTTCGACGCTATCcttgacgatgaggatgaaggttTAATCTACAACGTCCCCTTCAAGTACCTTCCCGACGTCACTGATGCCAACCGACTTGCTTCCCCTCCCAAGGTTGCCATTCTTCGTGAGCAAGGTGTTAATGGTCACATTGAAATGGCTTGGTCTTTCCACGCCGCCGGTTTCGAGGCTGTCGACGTTCACATGTCTGatatcatctcttccaaggcctctctctcttccttcgccgGTATCGCCGCTTGTGGTGGTTTCTCCTACGGTGACGTTCTCGGCGCCGGTAACGGTTGGGCCAAGTCTGTCTTGCTCAACCCTACCGCCCGAAAGGAGTTCGAACAGTTCTTCCAGAGGGAAGACACTTTCGCCTTGGGTGTGTGTAACGGTTGTCAATTCTTTGCTCAGTTGAAGGAGATTATCCCTGGTACCGAGCATTGGCCTATCTTCAAAGCTAACCGCTCCGAGCGATTCGAAGGCCGTGTTGTCAACGTCAAGGTTTCTCCCGAAGCTGCCAAATCTaacatcttcttcagcgACATGGCCGACACCATTGTTCCTATAGCCGTCGCTCACGGTGAAGGCCGTCCATCTTTCGTCACTGGTTCCCTCGCCGGGCTCAACGAGAACAATCTCATTCCTCTCCGATATGTTGACGGTACCGGTGCTATTGCCACCACCTATCCCAAGAACCCCAATGGTGGTCCCGAGGGTATCGCTGCTGTTAGCACACTCAACGGTAGGGTGTTGGCTGTCATGCCCCACCCCGAACGAGTGGTCACCAGGGAAAGCTTCTCTTGGTTCCCTGAAGAAATGGGCAAGACTTGGGAGGGCAAGGGTCCGTGGTTCAGACTGTTCCAGAACGCTTACAAGTTTGCGACTGAGGGAAAGCAATAG
- a CDS encoding protein transporter SEC13, which translates to MSSQASKPVPVETQHEDMIHDAQLDYYGKRLATCSSDRTIRIFNVIKGEAKGEPVILKGHTAAVWQVSWAHPSFGSILASCSYDGRVFIWKEVGQGQGKGSGGELQDGWERIKEHTLHTASVNSIAWAPYDLGPILACASSDGKVSVLSFQNDGSIEVNIFPAHGTGANAISWAPSVLSTASGVSRSQQPSNSLAPQKRFVTAGSDNLIRIWGFDEEQKKWTEEETIKGHEDWVRDVAWAPNIGLPGMYIASASQDRTVLIHSRQSSSSSWTSAPLLPSLPQSQDPHFPDAVWRVSWSLAGNVLAVSCGDGKVSLWKEGVGKGWECVSDFSS; encoded by the exons ATG TCCTCCCAAGCATCAAAACCTGTTCCTGTGGAAACTCAGCATGAGGACATGATC CACGATGCTCAGCTTGACTATTATGGGAAGCGACTTGCCACGTGCTCCTCTGACAGGACTATCCGGATTTTTAACGTTATCAAGGGAGAAGCAAAGGGTGAACCTGTGATTCTTAAAGG CCACACCGCCGCCGTCTGGCAAGTTTCATGGGCCCACCCTTCCTTCGGGTCAATACTTGCTTCTTGTTCTTACGATGGGAGGGTTTTCATCTGGAAGGAAGTTGGACAGGGACAAGGCAAGGGAAGTGGTGGAGAGCTGCAAGACGGTTGGGAGAGAATCAAGGAGCACACATTGCATACCGCGAGCG TAAACTCTATCGCTTGGGCTCCTTATGACTTGGGACCTATTCTTGCTTGTGCTTCTAGCGATGGCAAGGTCTCCGTTCTCAGCTTCCAAA ACGATGGATCTATAGAGGTCAACATCTTCCCTGCCCACGGCACTGGTGCCAACGCCATCTCCTGGGCTCCCAGCGTCCTCTCTACCGCTTCGGGCGTTAGCCGCTCCCAACAGCCATCCAACTCTCTTGCTCCTCAAAAGCGATTTGTTACCGCCGGTTCTGACAATCTCATCCGAATCTGGGgatttgatgaagagcagAAAAAATGGACCGAAGAGGAGACTATCAAAGGTCATGAAGACTGGGTTAGGGATGTCGCTTGGGCGCCGAACATTGGATTGCCCGGGATGTACATCGCTTCTGCTTCTCAG GACCGAACCGTGCTTATCCACTCCCGgcaatcctcctcctcttcctggaCATCcgctcctctcctccccagCCTTCCCCAGTCTCAAGACCCTCATTTCCCTGATGCCGTCTGGCGTGTTAGCTGGTCACTCGCCGGAAACGTTCTCGCCGTCAGCTGCGGTGATGGCAAGGTCAGCTtgtggaaggagggtgTTGGAAAGGGATGGGAGTGCGTCAGTGATTTCTCGAGCTAG
- a CDS encoding O-methyltransferase, producing the protein MIPRKFPALSQKVYRPFASSGHYIPLFSRIRYSASRQFQKRTFTQQATAETPTSWPANKQKLDMPSDSNKGESSGGPSAGDVDKYLNSKILSPSFGGDPIFQRISARAQQAGLPNIAVSAQQGQLLTVLALSIRAERILEVGTLAGYSTACLAKALPNHGQIDTLEVKPEHAKVAQENFIDADLYPFPKIHVGPAIETLRRMETPDEGPYDLVFIDADKSMTLEYFLESMRLLRKGGLIIVDNAVRSGRIALSPEEDNNPDAVGMRKLYDWVHADDGKSILMNVTQTVGDKFWDGFAIAIKLN; encoded by the exons ATGATCCCCAGAAAATTCCCCGCACTTTCCCAGAAGGTTTATAGACCGTTTGCAAGCTCTGGTCATTACATTCCTCTCTTTTCAAGGATCCGTTATAGCGCTAGTCGACAGTTCCAAAAAAGGACGTTTACGCAACAAGCCACCGCCGAAACTCCAACTTCCTGGCCAGCTAACAAGCAGAAGCTCGATATGCCTTCAGATAGCAATAAGGGGGAAAGCAGTG GGGGACCAAGTGCCGGCGATGTGGACAAGTATCTCAACTCAAAAATCCTTTCCCCATCTTTTGGGGGTGACCCCATATTCCAGCGTATTTCAGCGCGGGCGCAACAGGCTGGTCTACCGAACATCGCTGTCTCGGCGCAGCAAGGCCAACTCCTTACGGTCCTTGCTCTCTCCATCCGTGCCGAACGAATTTTGGAAGTCGGTACGCTAGCCGGGTACTCTACCGCCTGCCTCGCCAAAGCTTTGCCCAACCATGGACAAATCGACACCCTCGAAGTCAAACCCGAACATGCCAAGGTGGCGCAGGAGAACTTTATTGACGCAGATTTGTATCCGTTCCCTAAAATCCATGTGGGACCGGCGATTGAGACTctgagaaggatggagacTCCAGATGAAGGGCCTTATGATTTGGTATTCATCGATGCTGATAAGAGCATGACCCTCGAATATTTCCTGGAAAGTATGCGGCTcttgaggaaggggggatTGATCATTGTTGATAACGCTGTCAGGAGTGGAAG AATCGCTCTCAGtccggaagaagacaacAACCCAGATGCTGTGGGTATGCGGAAGCTGTACGATTGGGTTCATGCGGATGATGGAAAATCTATCTTGATGAATGTGACTCAAACAGTGGGAGACAAGTTCTGGGA TGGGTTTGCAATTGCTATTAAGCTCAACTAG
- a CDS encoding actin binding protein: protein MDPSLPLVVDNGTGFVKCGWAGSNFPDHVFPSIVGRPILRAEERLGTSQLKDIMIGDEAAENRSYLQVTHPMEHGVVKNWEDMRHLWDYTFNEKMGMDPRGKKILLTEPPMNPKANRQKMCEVMFEEYGFGGVYVAIQAVLTLYAQGLQTGVVVDSGDGVTHIVPVYDGFALPHLTRRLDVAGRDVTRYLIKLLLMRGYAFERTADFETVRGIKEALCFTSYDLEMDKKLAEETTVMVENYTLPDGRVIKVGSERYEAPECMFQPHLVDVEQPGVAELLFNTIQQAAVDTRTELYKHIVLSGGSSMYPGFPSRLEKEMKQLYLTRVLGNDTSRLKHFKIRIEDPPRRKHMVFLGGAVLADIMKDKDAFWVTKEEWDEQGIRALDKLGRGD, encoded by the exons ATGGACCCCTCACTTCCCCTTGTAGTCGATAACGGTACAGGT TTTGTCAAATGCGGCTGGGCTGGAAGTAACTTCCCCGATCATG TCTTCCCATCTATTGTCGGCCGCCCAATCCTTCGAGCCGAGGAGCGTCTCGGTACTTCTCAACTGAAAGATATCATGATTGGTGACGAGGCCGCAGAGAACCGATCTTACCTCCAGGTCACCCACCCTATGGAACACGGTGTCGTTAAGAACTGGGAAGACATGCGACATCTCTGGGATTACACGTTCAATGAGAAGATGGGTATGGACCCTCGAGGCAAGAAGATCTTGTTGACGGAGCCTCCAATGAACCCCAAGGCGAACAGGCAGAAGATGTGTGAGGTGATGTTTGAGGAGTATGGATTTGGAGGTGTTTATGTGGCCATCCAGGCCGTCTTGACTTTGTATGCTCAGG GTTTACAAACaggtgttgttgttgattCTGGTGACGGTGTGACCCATATTGTGCCCGTGTACGACGGTTTCGCCCTCCCACATTTGACGCGCCGTCTCGACGTCGCAGGTCGGGATGTGACTCGATATCTAATCAAGCTTTTGCTTATGCGAGGATACGCATTTGAGCGTACAGCAGACTTTGAGACTGTTAGAGGTATCAAAGAGGCTTTATGCTTTACGAGTTATGATCTGGAAATGGACAAGAAGTTGGCCGAGGAAACAACTGTCATGGTAGAGAACTATACC CTCCCTGACGGAAGGGTAATCAAGGTCGGTTCAGAGAGATATGAAGCTCCGGAATGTATGTTCCAGCCTCATCTTGTGGATGTCGAGCAACCTGGCGTAGCTG AGCTCCTCTTTAACACCATCCAACAAGCGGCTGTCGACACACGTACAGAACTCTACAAGCATATTGTTCTTTCTGGTGGTTCATCCATGTACCCTGGTTTCCCTTCGCGTCTCgaaaaagagatgaagCAATTGTACTTGACAAGGGTGTTGGGTAATGACACTTCTCGTCTAAAG CACTTTAAGATCCGAATCGAAGACCCTCCCCGAAGAAAACACATGGTGTTCCTGGGTGGTGCAGTGCTCGCCGATATCATGAAGGATAAGGACGCGTTCTGGGTAACCAAAGAGGAATGGGACGAACAAGGAATCCGGGCACTGGACAAGCTCGGCCGTGGGGATTGA